From a region of the Mycobacterium intracellulare ATCC 13950 genome:
- a CDS encoding glycosyltransferase, giving the protein MKFAVASYGTRGDIEPCLTIGRELMRRGHSVRMAVPPNLVDLAEEAGVPAIPYGPDMHDFWSDEFIRDFFKNFIRGPVKLIREAWEPVLKNWQEMSAALMSVGAGADLLFTGQLYQDLAINVADYYGIPMATLHYIPMRPNGRVVPGVPAPMVRTGMAVYDWMCWRMNKKAEDRQRRELGLPTATVASPRRIAERGSLEIQAYDDVCFPGLADEWAKWGGQRPFVGSLTMELTTDCDDEVLAWIAQGTPPICFGFGSMPVAESPADTVRMIGAACAELGERALICSGWSDFSDVPQLEHVKVVGVVNYTKIFPACRAVVHHGGSGTTAAGLRAGIPSLILWTAGDQPMWGSRVKQLKVGTSRRFSSATPETLIADLRTILAPEYTTRARELATRMSKPAESAGRAVDLLEEFARSGRCVRGVSTERSR; this is encoded by the coding sequence ATGAAATTTGCTGTGGCAAGTTATGGAACGCGTGGCGATATCGAGCCTTGCCTCACCATCGGTCGTGAACTGATGCGCAGAGGCCACTCGGTACGCATGGCCGTGCCGCCCAATCTTGTCGATCTGGCCGAGGAGGCCGGTGTGCCGGCGATTCCGTACGGGCCGGACATGCATGACTTTTGGAGCGACGAGTTCATCCGCGACTTCTTCAAGAACTTCATCCGGGGCCCGGTCAAGTTGATACGGGAAGCCTGGGAACCGGTACTGAAAAACTGGCAGGAAATGAGCGCGGCGCTGATGTCGGTGGGTGCCGGAGCCGATTTGCTGTTCACCGGGCAGCTTTACCAGGATTTGGCGATCAACGTCGCCGACTATTACGGCATTCCGATGGCCACACTGCACTACATCCCGATGCGGCCCAACGGCAGGGTCGTACCGGGGGTGCCCGCGCCCATGGTCCGCACCGGAATGGCCGTGTACGACTGGATGTGCTGGCGGATGAACAAGAAGGCCGAGGATCGTCAGCGGCGCGAGCTCGGCCTTCCCACTGCAACGGTGGCCTCGCCGCGGCGGATCGCCGAGCGGGGTTCGCTGGAAATCCAGGCCTACGACGACGTGTGCTTCCCCGGGCTGGCCGACGAATGGGCGAAGTGGGGTGGTCAGCGGCCGTTTGTGGGCTCGTTGACCATGGAACTGACGACCGATTGCGATGACGAGGTGTTGGCGTGGATCGCCCAGGGCACGCCTCCGATCTGCTTCGGTTTCGGCAGCATGCCGGTCGCCGAATCACCCGCCGACACGGTGAGAATGATCGGCGCCGCCTGCGCGGAGTTGGGGGAGCGGGCGTTGATCTGCTCCGGCTGGAGCGACTTCAGCGACGTCCCCCAGTTGGAACACGTCAAGGTCGTCGGCGTGGTCAACTACACGAAAATCTTCCCCGCCTGTCGCGCGGTCGTTCATCACGGCGGCTCGGGGACCACGGCCGCCGGTCTGCGCGCGGGGATCCCTTCGCTGATCCTCTGGACGGCCGGCGACCAGCCGATGTGGGGGTCGCGTGTCAAGCAACTGAAGGTAGGCACATCCCGACGGTTCTCGAGCGCCACCCCTGAAACTCTGATTGCCGATCTGCGGACGATCCTTGCCCCGGAGTACACCACCCGCGCCCGTGAGCTGGCGACCCGGATGAGTAAACCCGCCGAGAGCGCAGGGCGCGCCGTCGATCTGTTGGAAGAATTCGCTCGTTCGGGGCGCTGTGTTCGCGGGGTATCCACCGAGCGAAGTCGCTGA
- a CDS encoding TylF/MycF/NovP-related O-methyltransferase: MRSPFLDTRSAYLDLLRRNLTRYGSDELVPVGWDRLGRPLFSTRNLMLVRKRPFNEHARKLGLDWPADALTMIGMQRLTSLQRCVETVLTEDVPGDLVECGVWRGGASILMRAVLSAYGDEKRSVWLCDSFEGVPPPDAAHYEADKGINLHRAAGVLAVSEAQVRANFEHYGLLDDRVRFVPGWFKDTLQDAPIESISVLRLDGDLYESTIQALDALYPRLSSGGYCIIDDYHAIDACRQAVADYRTAHGVTAEIEEIDGTGVLWRKP, from the coding sequence ATGCGATCTCCGTTCCTCGACACCCGATCCGCCTACCTTGACCTGTTGCGACGTAACCTCACCCGGTACGGCAGCGACGAGTTGGTGCCGGTGGGCTGGGACCGTCTGGGGCGCCCTCTTTTCAGCACCCGCAACCTGATGCTGGTCCGCAAGCGTCCGTTCAACGAGCATGCGCGAAAGTTGGGCCTGGATTGGCCGGCGGATGCCTTGACGATGATCGGCATGCAGCGGTTGACCAGCCTGCAGCGCTGCGTGGAAACGGTTCTGACGGAAGACGTCCCCGGTGACCTGGTCGAGTGCGGTGTGTGGCGCGGTGGGGCGTCGATTCTGATGCGCGCCGTGTTGTCCGCCTACGGGGACGAGAAGCGATCCGTGTGGCTATGTGATTCGTTCGAAGGGGTGCCGCCGCCGGACGCCGCGCACTACGAAGCCGACAAAGGCATCAATTTGCATCGCGCCGCCGGGGTGCTCGCGGTGTCCGAAGCGCAGGTCAGGGCGAATTTCGAACACTACGGGTTACTCGATGACCGCGTTCGTTTCGTACCGGGCTGGTTCAAAGACACCCTGCAGGACGCCCCGATCGAAAGCATCTCGGTGTTGCGGCTCGATGGCGACCTTTACGAGTCGACGATCCAGGCCCTCGACGCCCTCTACCCGCGGCTCTCATCCGGCGGGTATTGCATCATCGACGATTACCACGCCATCGACGCATGCCGGCAGGCCGTGGCGGATTACCGCACTGCGCACGGCGTGACCGCGGAGATCGAGGAGATTGACGGCACCGGCGTGCTGTGGCGCAAGCCGTGA
- a CDS encoding glycosyltransferase, protein MKCVLASYGTRGDIEPSVVVARELQRRGHDMVMAVPPDSVSFTEAAGLTAVPYGLDSQTWLDVYRNFWTSFFRGFWKIQEMRGMWREMWDLSDQCWAQMNTTLMSLADGADLLFAGQSYQETAANVAEFYDLPLATLHHVPMRPNGQVVSILPPPLARSAMTAFDWYCWRLNKKVEDTQRRQLGLPKATAPSPRRIAERGSLEVQAYDEACFPGLADEWAKWDGLRPFVGTLTMELTTEADDDVMSWIHAGTPPICFGFGSMPVESPADTVDMISSACTQLGERALICAGRSDFSGVPLADHVKVVGPVNYATIFPACRAVVHHGGSGTTAASLRAGVPTLILSMDANQTIWGAQLKRLKVGTTRRFSATDRKTLVEDLSRILAPDYARRAREIAARMTKPADSVVKAADVVEKFASSRSRA, encoded by the coding sequence ATGAAATGTGTGCTGGCCAGCTACGGAACGCGCGGCGACATCGAGCCCTCCGTGGTGGTCGCCCGCGAACTGCAGCGCAGGGGCCATGACATGGTCATGGCCGTCCCGCCCGACTCGGTGAGCTTCACCGAAGCGGCAGGGCTGACCGCGGTCCCTTACGGGCTGGACTCGCAGACCTGGCTGGACGTCTACCGCAACTTCTGGACCTCGTTCTTCCGCGGATTCTGGAAGATCCAGGAGATGCGCGGCATGTGGCGCGAGATGTGGGATCTCAGCGACCAGTGCTGGGCGCAGATGAACACGACGCTGATGTCGCTCGCGGACGGCGCCGACCTGCTGTTCGCCGGCCAGAGCTACCAGGAGACCGCCGCCAACGTGGCGGAGTTTTACGACCTTCCCCTGGCCACCTTGCATCACGTCCCCATGCGGCCCAATGGCCAGGTCGTTTCGATCCTGCCGCCGCCGTTGGCGCGCTCGGCGATGACGGCGTTCGACTGGTACTGCTGGCGCCTGAACAAGAAGGTCGAGGACACCCAGCGCCGGCAACTCGGGCTGCCGAAGGCGACTGCGCCGTCACCGCGGCGGATCGCCGAGCGCGGATCGCTGGAAGTCCAGGCCTATGACGAGGCCTGCTTCCCCGGGCTGGCCGATGAATGGGCGAAATGGGACGGCCTGCGACCCTTCGTCGGAACGTTGACGATGGAGTTGACCACCGAGGCCGACGATGACGTGATGTCCTGGATTCACGCGGGGACACCGCCGATTTGCTTTGGCTTCGGCAGCATGCCGGTGGAATCTCCGGCCGATACCGTCGACATGATCAGCTCCGCCTGCACGCAGCTCGGCGAGCGAGCGTTGATCTGCGCCGGGAGGAGCGACTTCAGCGGCGTCCCGCTCGCCGATCACGTCAAGGTGGTGGGGCCGGTGAATTACGCGACGATCTTTCCCGCCTGCCGCGCGGTCGTTCACCACGGCGGGTCGGGAACCACGGCCGCCAGCCTGCGCGCCGGGGTGCCGACGCTGATTCTGTCGATGGATGCCAATCAAACCATCTGGGGAGCTCAGCTCAAGCGGCTGAAAGTTGGTACCACGCGGCGGTTTTCGGCCACCGATCGCAAAACATTGGTGGAGGATCTGAGCCGGATCCTCGCCCCGGATTACGCACGGCGCGCTCGCGAGATCGCCGCCCGGATGACCAAGCCGGCGGACAGCGTCGTCAAGGCCGCCGATGTGGTGGAAAAGTTTGCCAGCTCGCGGAGTCGCGCCTGA
- a CDS encoding NAD-dependent epimerase/dehydratase family protein, which produces MLITGGAGFIGSALARRLIEAGYDVAVMDVLHPQVHGGDRPIELPPSARLFTGDVTHAPDFDAVLRLSRPSQVIHLAAETGTAQSLSEATRHGSVNVVGTTQLLDALSRSGHVPDQLVLASSRAVYGEGSWQSGSHIFYPPPRSHAQLVAGRWDPQGPAGEQAVPLPSRADRTEPRPTNVYAATKLAQEHLLAAWTSAHDTNLSVLRLQNVYGPGQSLTNSYTGIVALFARLARQGLALEVYEDGRIVRDFVYIDAVIDALFAAVERPATQPRCLDIGSGQATTIHELANKIAAMCGAPEPTVVPKFRDGDVRAASCDIEPAINELGWRPERSLDDGLRALLDWIAERPEAAGSNESGRPIVEQAGRR; this is translated from the coding sequence GTGCTCATCACCGGTGGGGCGGGATTCATCGGGTCGGCGCTCGCCCGCCGTCTCATCGAGGCCGGATACGACGTCGCCGTGATGGACGTGCTGCATCCGCAGGTGCACGGGGGAGATCGGCCGATCGAACTGCCGCCTTCGGCGCGGTTGTTCACCGGCGACGTCACCCACGCGCCCGACTTCGACGCGGTGCTGCGGTTGTCCCGCCCGTCCCAAGTCATCCACCTGGCCGCCGAGACGGGAACCGCGCAATCGCTGTCCGAGGCGACGCGGCACGGCTCGGTGAACGTCGTCGGCACCACCCAACTCCTGGACGCCTTGAGCCGCTCGGGACACGTGCCCGACCAACTCGTCCTGGCGTCATCGCGGGCGGTGTACGGCGAGGGCTCATGGCAGTCCGGCTCGCACATCTTCTACCCGCCGCCTCGCAGCCACGCGCAGCTCGTCGCGGGCCGCTGGGATCCGCAAGGCCCCGCGGGCGAGCAGGCGGTGCCGCTGCCCAGCCGCGCCGACCGCACCGAGCCGCGGCCCACCAACGTGTACGCGGCGACCAAGCTCGCCCAGGAACACCTGTTGGCCGCCTGGACCTCCGCGCACGACACCAACCTCAGCGTGCTGCGTCTGCAGAACGTCTACGGCCCCGGGCAGTCGCTGACCAACTCGTATACCGGAATCGTCGCCCTCTTCGCGCGGTTAGCTCGCCAAGGGCTCGCGTTGGAGGTATACGAAGACGGCCGCATCGTGCGCGATTTCGTCTACATCGACGCTGTCATCGACGCCTTGTTCGCGGCGGTCGAGCGCCCGGCAACCCAGCCGCGCTGTCTCGACATCGGGTCCGGTCAGGCCACCACCATCCACGAGCTGGCCAACAAGATCGCCGCCATGTGTGGCGCGCCCGAACCGACCGTCGTCCCGAAATTCCGCGACGGCGACGTGCGCGCAGCGAGCTGCGACATCGAGCCGGCGATCAACGAGCTCGGCTGGCGCCCCGAGCGTTCGCTCGATGACGGTTTGCGCGCGCTGCTCGACTGGATCGCCGAGCGGCCCGAAGCCGCCGGATCGAACGAATCGGGCCGCCCCATCGTTGAACAGGCGGGACGCCGCTGA
- a CDS encoding acyltransferase family protein, giving the protein MFDTRNNALNVWRLVLASGVILQHSWSLTGRKIYPPVEQLLTQVWVDGFFAISGFLITASWVRNPRLREYFVARVLRIFPGLWVCLAVVAFVIAPLSVAIQGGSPARLLLSPAPFAYVLNNAVLNVYHTGIDGTPRNVPFPGVWDGVLWTLVFEFLCYIAIAVAGVAGLLKRRWPAPVVFALFLVGAALVSYPVGAVETIPQMITRFALVFAAGAVLHQFQDMIPARWSLVAVSAAIVVVAGLLVPNYRVVAAIPLAYAVIVSGALIHNQRMRLRTDLSYGVYIYAWPIQQLLVICGLGVLPPVAFAVLAAVATLPLAALSWFLVEKRALALKSRFKRKAPERDGVVADAQPSAHIVTGD; this is encoded by the coding sequence GTGTTCGACACCCGAAACAACGCGCTCAACGTTTGGCGCCTGGTGCTGGCTTCTGGCGTCATCCTGCAACACTCCTGGTCTCTCACCGGCCGCAAGATCTACCCGCCGGTGGAACAGCTGCTCACCCAAGTGTGGGTGGACGGATTCTTCGCGATATCGGGGTTCCTCATCACGGCGAGCTGGGTGCGCAACCCGCGCCTTCGCGAGTACTTCGTCGCCCGTGTTCTTCGCATCTTCCCCGGGCTGTGGGTCTGCCTGGCCGTGGTGGCATTTGTCATCGCCCCGCTCAGCGTGGCGATCCAAGGAGGCTCGCCCGCCAGGTTGCTGCTGTCTCCCGCGCCGTTCGCGTATGTGCTGAACAACGCCGTGCTGAACGTCTATCACACCGGTATCGACGGAACACCCCGAAACGTCCCCTTCCCGGGCGTCTGGGACGGCGTCCTGTGGACCCTCGTATTCGAATTCCTCTGCTACATCGCCATCGCTGTTGCCGGTGTGGCCGGACTCCTCAAACGCCGCTGGCCCGCTCCGGTGGTGTTCGCACTGTTCTTGGTGGGTGCGGCGCTTGTGTCTTACCCGGTGGGAGCGGTGGAGACGATCCCGCAGATGATCACGCGTTTCGCCCTCGTCTTCGCCGCGGGAGCGGTTCTGCATCAATTCCAAGACATGATTCCCGCCCGGTGGTCACTTGTTGCCGTGAGCGCGGCCATCGTGGTGGTGGCCGGCTTGCTGGTGCCGAACTATCGGGTAGTGGCGGCCATCCCACTGGCCTATGCCGTCATCGTTTCGGGAGCGCTGATCCACAACCAGCGCATGCGTTTACGCACGGACCTGTCCTATGGCGTGTACATCTACGCGTGGCCCATTCAGCAGCTGTTGGTGATCTGCGGACTGGGTGTCCTCCCTCCAGTCGCGTTCGCCGTTCTTGCCGCCGTCGCCACCCTGCCACTGGCCGCACTGAGCTGGTTCCTGGTGGAAAAGCGTGCGCTTGCGCTCAAATCCCGCTTCAAGCGCAAAGCGCCTGAACGGGACGGCGTGGTCGCTGACGCGCAACCGTCCGCGCACATCGTCACCGGCGACTAG
- a CDS encoding sulfotransferase family protein yields MRLARMTKPVDRPVGSGNRPVALFVLGPQRSGTSALTRVLSLCGGTLPAAMLGADANNPLGYWEPRAAISLNETILRRLGTNWYDPSLRFLDDVLPTKEKKACIAKVGEYLSTLPAAPLVVIKEPRITTLSDLWFEAARVAGFDVASVIAVRHPQEVISSIAKSWHVSPALASALWLKCNILAERNSRGVPRVFVDYANLLDDWRREMKRISAELPVELHAEDEDAIEGFLTPGLHRQRHCGAVTDLFGADWISTVYEALRDGAQDDPIDMSALDRVFESYRSSERDFRKAYEDFHGLSNSMLFRLLRPAIARPVMEVVAMAHRHRGTWA; encoded by the coding sequence ATGAGATTGGCCCGGATGACCAAGCCCGTCGATCGCCCCGTCGGCTCCGGGAACCGCCCGGTTGCCCTCTTCGTGCTGGGACCGCAACGGTCGGGAACGTCGGCGCTCACTCGGGTGCTCTCCCTGTGCGGTGGCACGCTGCCGGCTGCGATGCTGGGCGCCGACGCCAACAACCCGCTCGGGTATTGGGAACCGCGAGCGGCCATTTCGCTCAACGAAACGATCCTGCGCCGTCTCGGGACCAATTGGTACGACCCCTCGCTTCGCTTCCTGGACGACGTTTTACCCACCAAAGAAAAGAAGGCCTGCATCGCCAAAGTCGGGGAGTACCTGTCCACGCTGCCGGCGGCGCCGCTCGTGGTGATCAAAGAACCCAGAATCACGACACTGTCCGACCTGTGGTTCGAGGCGGCACGCGTGGCCGGATTCGACGTCGCCTCGGTGATCGCGGTACGTCATCCGCAGGAGGTCATTTCGTCGATCGCGAAGTCCTGGCACGTCTCACCCGCGCTAGCGAGCGCCTTGTGGTTGAAATGCAACATCCTCGCCGAACGAAATTCGCGCGGCGTACCGCGGGTATTCGTCGACTACGCGAACCTGCTCGACGACTGGCGCCGGGAAATGAAGCGCATCTCCGCGGAGTTGCCGGTCGAACTGCATGCCGAGGACGAGGACGCCATCGAGGGGTTCCTCACGCCAGGCTTGCATCGGCAGCGGCACTGTGGCGCGGTGACGGATCTGTTCGGCGCCGATTGGATTTCCACGGTCTATGAAGCGCTTCGCGATGGCGCGCAGGACGATCCGATCGACATGTCAGCGTTGGACCGCGTTTTCGAGTCCTACCGGTCCAGCGAGCGTGATTTCCGTAAGGCGTACGAGGACTTTCACGGCTTGTCCAACAGCATGCTGTTCCGGCTTCTCCGGCCGGCCATCGCGAGGCCGGTGATGGAGGTCGTCGCAATGGCCCACCGGCACAGGGGGACTTGGGCGTAG
- a CDS encoding TylF/MycF/NovP-related O-methyltransferase, giving the protein MAVTDHDTRFAYLDLLRRDLTRYGSDELVPVGLYRLGRPLFSTRNLLLVRKRPFNKDARDLGLDWPADALTMIGMQRLTSLQHCVETVLEDDVPGDLVECGVWRGGASILMRAVLAAYGDEKRTVWLCDSFAGVPPPDTVNYKADKGIRLHRHARILGVPQEHVKANFERYGLLDDQVRFLPGWFKDTLQDAPIDRISVLRLDGDLYESTIQALDALYPRLSPGGFCIVDDYHAIKACAQAVTDYRDKHGVTDEIVEIDGTGVLWRKS; this is encoded by the coding sequence ATGGCGGTGACTGATCACGACACGCGGTTTGCATACCTCGATCTGCTCCGGCGTGACCTCACCAGGTATGGCAGCGACGAGTTGGTGCCGGTGGGGTTGTACCGCTTGGGACGTCCCCTCTTCAGTACCCGTAACTTGCTGCTGGTGCGCAAGCGGCCATTCAACAAGGATGCCCGCGACTTGGGCCTGGATTGGCCGGCGGATGCCTTGACGATGATCGGCATGCAGCGGTTGACCAGCCTGCAGCACTGCGTCGAGACGGTTCTGGAAGACGACGTGCCGGGCGATCTGGTCGAGTGCGGTGTGTGGCGCGGCGGCGCCTCGATCTTGATGCGCGCCGTATTGGCCGCCTATGGAGACGAGAAGCGAACCGTGTGGTTGTGCGATTCGTTCGCCGGAGTGCCGCCACCCGACACCGTCAATTACAAGGCGGATAAAGGAATCCGGCTGCATCGCCACGCGCGCATCCTGGGTGTGCCGCAAGAGCACGTCAAGGCCAATTTCGAGCGCTACGGGTTGCTGGATGACCAGGTGCGTTTTCTTCCGGGCTGGTTCAAGGACACCCTGCAGGACGCCCCGATCGACCGGATTTCGGTGTTGCGGCTTGACGGCGACCTTTACGAGTCGACGATTCAGGCGCTCGACGCGCTCTACCCGCGGCTGTCGCCCGGTGGCTTTTGCATCGTCGACGACTACCACGCGATCAAGGCGTGCGCGCAGGCGGTGACGGACTACCGCGACAAGCACGGCGTGACCGACGAGATCGTCGAGATCGACGGCACCGGCGTGCTATGGCGTAAGTCCTAA
- a CDS encoding sulfotransferase family protein, translating to MARSGTSALTRVLSLCGSTLPAGMCGADGNNPRGYWEPRAAIMLNETIMRRHGSNWYDPTLRLQEECAFGADEKAAWIAEIAAYLGTLPAAPLVVIKEPRITALSGLWFEAARQVGFDIAAVIAVRHPQEVVASAAKYVDTSPELSSALWLKYNLLAERHTRGIPRVFVDYGNLLDDWHREVKRVAAALEIDLDTVDESAVEEFLTPELRRQRYGGPVADHFGADWVSAVYEALHGAAQDNPLHAATLDRVFESYQAGERDFRMAFTEFHARTNSLLRRVFRPFIVKRILEIAAVVHRHRGAWA from the coding sequence ATGGCGCGGTCCGGAACGTCGGCGCTGACCCGGGTTTTGTCGCTGTGCGGTAGCACGCTCCCGGCCGGAATGTGTGGCGCCGACGGGAACAATCCGCGCGGTTATTGGGAGCCGCGGGCGGCGATCATGCTCAACGAGACGATCATGCGCCGCCACGGCAGCAATTGGTACGACCCGACGCTGCGCCTGCAGGAGGAGTGCGCGTTCGGCGCCGACGAGAAGGCGGCCTGGATCGCGGAGATCGCGGCGTATCTGGGCACACTGCCGGCGGCGCCGCTGGTGGTCATCAAGGAGCCGAGGATCACGGCGCTGTCGGGCCTGTGGTTCGAGGCGGCGCGCCAGGTCGGCTTCGACATCGCCGCCGTGATTGCGGTGCGCCATCCGCAAGAGGTTGTCGCCTCGGCGGCGAAGTACGTGGACACCTCGCCGGAGCTGTCCAGCGCATTGTGGCTGAAGTACAACCTGCTCGCCGAGCGGCACACCCGCGGGATCCCGCGCGTGTTCGTCGACTACGGCAACCTTCTCGACGACTGGCATCGAGAGGTGAAGCGCGTCGCCGCCGCGCTGGAAATCGATCTGGACACCGTCGACGAGAGCGCCGTCGAGGAATTTCTCACCCCGGAGCTTCGACGCCAGCGATACGGCGGCCCGGTGGCGGACCATTTCGGTGCGGACTGGGTCTCCGCCGTCTACGAGGCGCTGCACGGGGCCGCGCAGGACAACCCCCTGCACGCAGCGACTTTGGACCGGGTTTTCGAGTCGTATCAGGCCGGCGAGCGTGATTTCCGCATGGCCTTCACGGAATTCCACGCCCGCACCAACAGCCTGCTTCGCCGGGTGTTTCGGCCGTTCATCGTGAAGCGGATCCTCGAGATCGCCGCGGTGGTGCACCGGCACCGCGGGGCCTGGGCGTAG
- a CDS encoding SDR family NAD(P)-dependent oxidoreductase, with product MALALITGASSGIGLELAELFAERGYDLVVAAENDGIYPASTTLSRWGVDVRPVQVDLRTPEGVEKLYRQATEGDRPIDAAALNAGIGGGGSFVEGDLAHDMSIIDLNVRSTVHLAKLVLRNMTRSGAGRVLLTSSLASMAPGPFEAVYHASKSFVQSFAGALQDELRDTGITITSLLPGTIETNFFNRAGMDETRAGQKPKDDPAEVARQGFEAMMRGDRKVVGGSLTTKTVGVALRFLPDSLKAVASRINSTPAGRR from the coding sequence ATGGCATTAGCATTGATCACCGGCGCGTCCAGTGGAATTGGTCTCGAGCTAGCGGAGCTGTTTGCCGAGCGGGGATATGACCTGGTGGTGGCGGCCGAAAACGACGGGATCTACCCAGCGTCCACCACGTTGTCGCGGTGGGGCGTCGATGTCCGGCCGGTACAGGTGGACCTACGCACCCCGGAAGGCGTCGAAAAGCTCTATCGGCAGGCCACAGAGGGTGATCGTCCGATCGATGCGGCCGCGCTGAACGCCGGCATCGGCGGCGGGGGAAGTTTCGTCGAGGGCGACCTGGCGCACGATATGTCCATCATCGACCTCAACGTGCGCTCGACCGTGCACCTGGCCAAGCTGGTGCTGCGCAACATGACCCGGAGCGGCGCGGGGAGGGTGCTGCTCACGTCGTCGCTGGCGTCGATGGCGCCCGGGCCTTTCGAGGCGGTTTATCACGCCTCCAAGTCGTTCGTTCAGTCCTTCGCCGGGGCCTTGCAGGACGAATTGCGTGATACCGGAATCACTATCACCTCCCTGTTGCCCGGCACCATCGAGACCAACTTCTTCAACCGCGCGGGTATGGACGAGACGCGTGCGGGGCAAAAGCCGAAGGATGACCCGGCCGAGGTTGCCAGGCAGGGTTTCGAGGCGATGATGCGCGGCGACCGCAAGGTCGTCGGCGGATCTCTGACCACCAAGACCGTGGGTGTGGCCCTGCGTTTCCTGCCCGATTCGCTCAAGGCGGTCGCCAGTCGGATAAATTCTACCCCCGCCGGGCGGCGATAA
- a CDS encoding class I SAM-dependent methyltransferase: MVAAVAPGLTTGTRLRMWWVRTEYWLARALLPDVYANDALITFNNFHAFLDDPEFQRAYQRGARSLGNEDWYQWQWRVHVGLWAAASASKLEGDFVECGVSYGFLSSAIMEYLDWDRLGKTFYLLDTFAGLDPRFVTENERRAGALETSKGHLRNGMYVNGVDSVRANFAQWKNQRIIVGAVPETLEQVDAPSVAYLHIDMNCAPPEVAALRFFWPRLTPGAFVLLDDYANRGRDEQRAAMDEVAGELGVKICTLPTGQGLLIKPAR, from the coding sequence ATGGTTGCCGCCGTGGCACCAGGGCTGACAACCGGCACCCGCCTGCGGATGTGGTGGGTGCGCACCGAATACTGGCTCGCGCGCGCACTGTTGCCCGACGTCTACGCCAACGACGCGTTGATCACGTTCAACAACTTTCACGCATTTCTGGATGATCCCGAATTCCAGCGCGCTTACCAGCGTGGCGCCCGCTCCCTGGGCAACGAGGATTGGTACCAGTGGCAATGGCGCGTGCACGTGGGGCTGTGGGCGGCGGCCAGCGCCAGCAAGCTCGAGGGCGATTTCGTCGAGTGCGGCGTCAGTTACGGGTTCTTGAGCAGCGCCATCATGGAGTACCTCGACTGGGATCGGCTGGGCAAGACGTTCTATTTGCTTGACACCTTCGCCGGTCTCGATCCGCGGTTCGTCACCGAGAACGAACGGCGGGCCGGGGCGCTGGAGACTAGCAAAGGGCATCTGCGCAACGGGATGTACGTGAACGGCGTTGACAGCGTCCGCGCCAATTTCGCGCAATGGAAAAACCAGCGCATCATCGTCGGCGCGGTTCCCGAGACACTGGAGCAGGTCGATGCGCCGTCGGTGGCGTATCTGCACATCGACATGAACTGCGCTCCCCCCGAAGTCGCTGCGCTCCGGTTCTTTTGGCCGCGGCTCACCCCGGGTGCGTTCGTGCTGCTGGATGACTACGCCAACCGGGGACGCGACGAGCAGCGCGCCGCCATGGACGAGGTTGCCGGCGAGCTGGGTGTGAAAATCTGCACATTGCCCACGGGCCAGGGCCTGCTCATCAAGCCTGCACGCTAG